In a genomic window of Punica granatum isolate Tunisia-2019 chromosome 6, ASM765513v2, whole genome shotgun sequence:
- the LOC116211447 gene encoding cytochrome P450 87A3-like has product MWHLGVLMYVVALVVVGLTQYLVYRWRNPKCNGMLPPGSMGLPLVGETFQFLVCGKSIDIPPFIKTRTQKYGQIFKTSLVGCPVVVSSEPDFNYYILQQEGKLVELWYMDSFAKLFGMSGTGKDGSSASTNSIGHIHKYIRNLVLNQVGVEAIRERILPDMEEMSWKSLSDWSTQDSLDVKNATSSMVFDFTAKRLFGYDPEKAKDKNMRERFTYLLQGLISFPLNIPGTTFHKCLESQKIGLKLMKDLIDERRAMPDKFRGDFIDQMIDGMKTESFLSDDFVMHVMFGVLLASFETISSTLTLAVMFLIEHPMVVKELEREHEEILQNREKREGKVTWNEYKSMKYTMQVVNESLRMASVAPGILRRAIQDIHINGYTIPKGWTIFVVPSALQLNPDTYEDPLAFNPSRWKDIEPSAMAKNFIPFGGGTRMCAGAEFTKAFIAVFLHVLVSNYRLEKVKGGEITRSPVLGFGNGFYVKIYNKDRI; this is encoded by the exons ATGTGGCATTTAGGAGTACTAATGTATGTTGTGGCCTTGGTTGTGGTCGGGCTTACGCAGTATTTGGTATACAGATGGAGAAACCCGAAATGCAATGGGATGCTACCTCCTGGTTCCATGGGGCTGCCCCTGGTTGGGGAGACCTTCCAATTCCTCGTGTGTGGCAAGTCCATCGACATCCCTCCTTTCATCAAGACCAGGACCCAGAA ATACGGGCAAATCTTCAAAACAAGCCTGGTGGGCTGCCCCGTGGTAGTTTCCTCGGAGCCTGACTTTAACTACTACATATTGCAACAAGAAGGGAAGTTGGTGGAGTTGTGGTACATGGACTCGTTTGCCAAGCTCTTTGGTATGAGTGGCACAGGCAAAGACGGCTCCTCAGCCTCGACCAATTCGATTGGTCACATCCATAAGTACATACGTAACCTGGTATTAAATCAAGTTGGTGTCGAAGCTATACGAGAAAGGATCCTCCCTGACATGGAGGAAATGTCCTGGAAATCATTGTCAGACTGGTCTACCCAAGACTCACTGGACGTTAAAAATGCAACTTCTTCA ATGGTATTCGATTTTACTGCAAAACGTCTCTTTGGTTATGATCCGGAGAAGGCTAAAGACAAGAACATGAGAGAGAGGTTCACTTACCTCCTCCAAGGTCTAATCTCATTCCCGCTTAACATCCCGGGAACCACTTTCCACAAGTGCTTGGAA AGTCAAAAGATAGGTCTTAAGCTGATGAAGGATCTCATAGACGAGAGACGAGCTATGCCCGATAAATTCAGAGGGGATTTCATAGATCAAATGATTGATGGCATGAAGACTGAGAGCTTCTTGTCCGATGATTTTGTCATGCACGTGATGTTCGGGGTCCTCCTTGCAAGTTTCGAGACGATATCATCTACTTTAACCCTTGCCGTTATGTTTCTAATTGAACATCCTATGGTTGTAAAAGAACTAgag AGAGAACATGAGGAAATACTTCAAAACAGAGAAAAGAGGGAAGGCAAGGTGACTTGGAATGAGTACAAATCAATGAAATACACAATGCAG GTTGTGAATGAATCTTTGAGAATGGCAAGTGTGGCACCAGGAATCTTGAGGAGAGCAATCCAAGATATTCACATTAATG GATATACAATTCCTAAAGGATGGACAATCTTCGTCGTTCCATCCGCTCTGCAGCTCAACCCGGATACATATGAGGACCCGCTTGCCTTCAATCCATCGCGATGGAAG GATATTGAACCGAGTGCTATGGCAAAAAATTTCATCCCCTTCGGCGGGGGGACAAGAATGTGTGCTGGCGCCGAATTCACTAAGGCATTCATCGCAGTTTTTCTTCACGTCTTAGTCTCAAATTACag GTTGGAGAAAGTGAAGGGAGGAGAGATTACCAGGTCTCCAGTTCTAGGGTTTGGGAATGGGTTTTACGTCAAGATATATAACAAAGATCGTATCTGA